One Pseudomonas brassicacearum genomic region harbors:
- a CDS encoding CS1 type fimbrial major subunit produces MKLLQIAPLALAALVSLPALAVEKSILVYADVDPTIELLQSDGSPLPASMEMAYLPGAGLQPTRLGTRIFSNDTDKDMTLRLITNPVLANMTNPAATGVPLSVSFGGRALNTTGVSLSAADLFPGGDPSSGSIEQLLDIRQTTVGAIANAGRYEGIVSLVLTQQP; encoded by the coding sequence ATGAAACTGCTCCAAATCGCTCCATTGGCACTGGCTGCCCTGGTTTCACTGCCCGCCCTGGCGGTGGAAAAAAGCATCCTGGTCTACGCCGATGTCGATCCGACGATCGAACTGCTCCAGTCCGATGGCAGCCCGCTGCCGGCTTCCATGGAGATGGCCTACCTGCCGGGCGCCGGTCTGCAACCTACCCGTCTGGGCACGCGGATCTTCAGCAATGACACCGATAAGGACATGACCCTGCGGCTGATCACCAACCCGGTGCTGGCCAACATGACCAATCCCGCGGCCACCGGCGTGCCCCTGTCCGTCAGTTTCGGCGGACGGGCGCTGAACACCACCGGTGTCTCCCTGTCGGCCGCCGACCTGTTCCCGGGTGGCGACCCGAGCAGCGGCTCGATCGAGCAGTTGCTGGATATCCGCCAGACCACCGTCGGCGCCATCGCGAACGCCGGCCGCTACGAAGGCATCGTCAGCCTGGTCCTGACCCAGCAGCCGTAA